DNA sequence from the Bacillus pumilus genome:
CAATTGCTTTAGTGGAAAGTTTGAGACAAGGAATTATTCCTCCAACTATTAATGTAGAGAATTTAGATCCAGATTGCGACTTAGATGTTGTCTCAAAAACGCGAAATCTTCCAATGAAATATGGACTATCAAATTCTTTTGGCTTTGGCGGACATAATTCAGCAATCGTGTTAAAGAATTATGATTGAAGATCCACCTTTATAATTCAGAGGTGAAATAAATACATCTACCAAGGGTTGATCACCCTTGGTTTCAAATTTAGAATATCATGATCCGGATCTAGAATGTTCATCTGCCCGCCGATGATTTCCGCAAAGAAGGTCACGATGAGTGCATGATGCATTTTATCGTGAAAGAATACTTATCGAACCGAATGAAGTTCATTTACTTTGCAAACATACCCTGTCTCTTCTTTCACCTCACGGACCACGGCCTGCTGCAGGTGTTCACCTTTTTCTACAGTACCGCCTGGAAGTTCCCAATATCCCTTTACATTTTTGACCATTAACATATTTTCTTCCTCATCATAAATAATAGCTGATACTACGTCTACTCGTTTCAAAGAAATCTCCCCAATCATTCTCTGTTTACATCAATTGTCGAATAAATAGCACGAACTGTTCATTTCAATACATTCATTATACTGTATCCTTGACAAGGTAATGGATAAGGAAGCAAAACAGCATTCGTGAGCAGGTAGGAGGCCATAGCATGTGGATCATCATCATTTTACTTATTGTCCTCATTGGGTTTACTGGGAATATCGTTTCTTTATTAAGACAAATGAAAGAGTCAAACGAGAAAATCATACAACTGTTAGAACATCAAAAACCGAAAAAATAAAAACTTCTCTCATTTAGAGGGAAGTTTTTTAGAGAAAGCAATTAGACAATTCTTACCGTTTTTCATGAAGCAACATATATCTGATTCGACGAATATAATGCAGCGCAATATGAACGAGACATAAAATGAGCCCGATCATCGCAAGAATATAGATGGGCAGCATCAAACCAGGTACATAATTGACGATAAAACCCAAACAAAACGCTGTCAGCATATATAGGCTGATCAACCTCATCAATACCATCCGAAGCCCTCCCTTTCCACACTCATTTTAACATCATTTCCCTTTATTTTCATAATTGGCTTTAAAAAAAGATGCGAATCCACTAAGATTCGCATGATCATTACGTATTCAATTCACCTTTCTTCGCCCGCGCTTCCTTCCACTGCTCAAGCTCTGACACTGTCAACAATTGATATCCTTGTTTGGTTAATTCCTTGATAATCGTGACAGCTGCATTTGCCGAGGTGTCATAGATGTCGTGCATTAAGACGGTTTCTCCGCTAGACGCATGTGTGAGAATGTAGCTCGCGACGTACTGGCTGTTGCGATATTTCCAGTCTTCAGGATCTACGTCCCAAAGCGTGACTTTCATATTGACAGCCGCGTTGATTTGCCCGTTTGTTCCTCCATATGGCGGTCTAAAGTGAGTCGGTGTAAAACCGCTCGCTTTTTCAATGATTTGCTGGGTCTCTTCTACCTGTTTGACGGCTTGTTTTAATGGCAGTCTTGTGAGTAAAGGATGGCTATAGGAATGATTTCCGATTTCATTCCCACCCTTTCTGATTTTACTTAGCATATCGGGATAATATTGAACCCTGCTGCCTAATACAAAAAATGTCGCATGTCCTTTGTTTTCTTTTAAAGCTGTTAAAATTTTTGAGGTCGTTGATGGATTTGGTCCATCATCGAACGTAAGGGCAATGGCTTTTTGATTTGGATTAAACGCTGACTGTTTTGGCAGTTTTACGATCTTTCTTTTTGGGATCGGTTCTTTTTTCTCATTTTTGTTCTTTTCTTTATTAATATATTCAGGCTTTAGCATTCCTTTAAGCAGGGTTTTTTTAATCGCCAGCACTTGAGAGCCTTGTTTGTCTGATCCGATTTGCACTACTGGAAAGTAGAATTCAATAAAACGATCCTTGATGGCAAAATACTGATAATGCTCTGCCGCAGGAGACGTTCCTTGCTTGAGTAAATGCTCATTTTCAGCAAGAGAACGATCTTTCTTTAACTCCTCAAATGTCATTTGAGACAGTTTTTGCAGATCTTCTTTCTTTGATAAAAATAAATCATCTATTGATAAAAAATGCTGTTTCTTGAAATCAAAATTGAATATCTTCGTTTGATGTGCGCCTTTTACTCCGCCTTTCAATTCATATGTATTGAATTTAATCGCAGCAGTTTGCTTGGCATAATGAATAATCTCGTAATCTATATTTAATTCGTATCGATTCTCTTCATCGACATCGCTCGCTTCGCTAAATGATGTTTTGAATTTGTCTAGCGCTGTTTCTGCAAATCTTTTCATCTCTTGATCTAGCTTTTCTTGATGAAAGACCGGATAGTTGACAGCATATCTCATGTATCTCCCGTCATTCACGAGGGTGACTATCTCAACTTCTTTATAACTCGCATCTGGTTCTACCTTCTTCTTCTCCGTCCCACTTGCCTGCTGATTATGATAAAATGCAGCAATTCCGATGATGATTGCAAGTCCGCATAGGACGAGACTGATTTTCCATTTCATTGACACAATAATTCCCCTCTCGTGATGGCGTCATGCCTTGATGACGTGTGTTTGTAGGATAGACTTTGTGCGAACCTAATTTAGTTTTCAAAAAACATAATCGTCACACTTTAGACACATTTTAAAAGAGGAATAGAAAAAGGGCTTGATTTCTCAGCCCTATCATTATTTTTGCATATATAGTTGAAATAATCTCGTTTCTTCATCAATCGAACTCGCTCGATCAAAAGCCGCTCTGACCGTCTTTGTATTGTTTAAGCGCTCATAAAGCAAGGTCAATACAAAGATAAATGCCGCATCTCCATCAATGTAATCATCCGGCGCTATATAGGACATGGCACCTGCTTCTAAGAAGGCATCTGCTAATTTTTTCTCACCTAGTGTGCAACCTGTAGAAATGACGTGAATCCCCTTTAATGAAGCATACTGCTTGATTTCATCCGCTCCAAAAGCAACGCCTCTAGGCTCCTCATCTTCGTATACATCTTCCCCTAATTCAGGCATGATCAATGCTCCTTCTTCACCGTGAAACGATAAAAGAAGGTAATCTATTTCTCTTCTATTTCTACCAGATAACACATGAATCAGGTCATTCGGTCTTCCAATCCAATGCATATCGACTTTCGCGCCGAAGTTTTCAAGTGCTGCACGCAGTGCAAAAGATTCCAGCTCACTATTGGGTCCTGCTACTAATGTGATGCACATGGCTTGTTGATCCACTTCTATCTCCTCCAGACTATGATAAAAATAAAACCATTTTTTCCTCATCTGCATATGTATGATCTGGCCATTTTAGTGCTTTTTCTTCAAGCGCGTATGACTCAAATCCAATAGAGC
Encoded proteins:
- a CDS encoding NUDIX hydrolase — encoded protein: MKRVDVVSAIIYDEEENMLMVKNVKGYWELPGGTVEKGEHLQQAVVREVKEETGYVCKVNELHSVR
- a CDS encoding polysaccharide deacetylase family protein, which codes for MSMKWKISLVLCGLAIIIGIAAFYHNQQASGTEKKKVEPDASYKEVEIVTLVNDGRYMRYAVNYPVFHQEKLDQEMKRFAETALDKFKTSFSEASDVDEENRYELNIDYEIIHYAKQTAAIKFNTYELKGGVKGAHQTKIFNFDFKKQHFLSIDDLFLSKKEDLQKLSQMTFEELKKDRSLAENEHLLKQGTSPAAEHYQYFAIKDRFIEFYFPVVQIGSDKQGSQVLAIKKTLLKGMLKPEYINKEKNKNEKKEPIPKRKIVKLPKQSAFNPNQKAIALTFDDGPNPSTTSKILTALKENKGHATFFVLGSRVQYYPDMLSKIRKGGNEIGNHSYSHPLLTRLPLKQAVKQVEETQQIIEKASGFTPTHFRPPYGGTNGQINAAVNMKVTLWDVDPEDWKYRNSQYVASYILTHASSGETVLMHDIYDTSANAAVTIIKELTKQGYQLLTVSELEQWKEARAKKGELNT
- a CDS encoding delta-aminolevulinic acid dehydratase → MCITLVAGPNSELESFALRAALENFGAKVDMHWIGRPNDLIHVLSGRNRREIDYLLLSFHGEEGALIMPELGEDVYEDEEPRGVAFGADEIKQYASLKGIHVISTGCTLGEKKLADAFLEAGAMSYIAPDDYIDGDAAFIFVLTLLYERLNNTKTVRAAFDRASSIDEETRLFQLYMQK